The Fictibacillus arsenicus genome contains a region encoding:
- a CDS encoding DMT family transporter has product MMKPYRTYLILFFVMIAWGLNVTATKILVTNFLPVTITGIRVLTAGLTVFLLLFLIKKGRWLTKKEFWYVFVASLFNVVAHHYYLSIGLTGTTATNGGLIMGMSPLLTTILAILFIGTPLTPLRGIGLLLGFTGVAFIVLEGSEVTGISFGDAYILLSVLTQAVSFILIKRVAHTLDPRLMTGYMMVIGSLFLIVIGLFEEPEGFAGIIENSTVPLWLIYFASACIATAVGHMLYNEAIGKIGASEASIFINLNPFFALVGASLFLNEKIGFQHILGFLLIITGVLLGSGAVDEIRNRRLRKKDAA; this is encoded by the coding sequence ATGATGAAACCATACCGAACGTATTTGATATTATTCTTTGTTATGATTGCGTGGGGTTTGAACGTAACGGCGACGAAAATTCTCGTTACGAACTTTTTGCCTGTTACCATCACGGGTATCCGTGTGTTAACAGCAGGATTAACCGTATTTCTGCTTCTTTTTTTAATAAAAAAAGGCCGATGGCTGACAAAAAAGGAATTCTGGTACGTTTTTGTTGCCTCACTATTTAATGTTGTTGCCCATCACTATTACTTGTCGATCGGACTGACTGGAACGACTGCTACAAACGGCGGATTGATCATGGGGATGTCGCCGCTTCTCACGACTATTCTGGCTATCCTTTTTATTGGTACACCTTTAACGCCTCTGCGCGGCATTGGTCTTTTGCTAGGATTCACCGGAGTTGCTTTCATCGTCCTTGAAGGCAGTGAGGTTACGGGGATTTCGTTCGGAGATGCTTATATTCTTTTATCAGTACTCACTCAAGCTGTAAGTTTCATCTTGATTAAACGCGTGGCCCACACGCTCGATCCACGCTTGATGACCGGTTATATGATGGTCATCGGTTCGCTGTTCTTGATCGTGATCGGACTATTTGAAGAGCCTGAAGGGTTTGCAGGGATCATTGAGAATTCTACCGTCCCGCTATGGCTGATCTATTTCGCTTCTGCCTGTATCGCAACAGCCGTTGGGCATATGCTTTATAACGAGGCAATCGGAAAAATCGGTGCATCCGAAGCATCGATCTTCATAAACTTAAATCCTTTCTTCGCATTAGTCGGCGCATCACTCTTTTTAAATGAAAAAATCGGATTTCAGCACATCTTAGGCTTTTTACTCATTATCACTGGCGTTCTGTTAGGGTCTGGTGCAGTTGATGAGATCCGAAACCGAAGACTGCGCAAAAAAGATGCCGCCTAA
- a CDS encoding AAA family ATPase encodes MFEKFNFDLIYRERDDFTPLVVMMCGVAGSGKTTFSQLLEKEGFVRLSIDEEIWAVNGRYGVDFPLEKIEEYKKVAESKLRNYLIELIHDKQQVVIDFSFWDRARRDQYKQLIEKAGGKWQLIYLKVHPDDLRERLKIRKRRFDANAFPITEEVLTSYLNGFEIPKGEGEIVIEN; translated from the coding sequence ATGTTTGAAAAATTTAATTTTGACTTAATTTATCGGGAGCGAGATGACTTCACCCCTCTAGTGGTAATGATGTGTGGTGTGGCTGGTTCTGGGAAAACGACATTCTCACAACTATTAGAAAAAGAAGGCTTTGTACGTCTATCAATTGATGAAGAAATATGGGCTGTGAATGGTCGTTACGGGGTTGATTTCCCACTTGAAAAGATTGAGGAATACAAGAAAGTAGCAGAAAGTAAATTGCGCAATTATTTAATAGAGTTGATTCATGATAAACAACAGGTGGTCATTGACTTCAGTTTTTGGGATCGTGCAAGAAGGGATCAATATAAACAACTTATTGAAAAGGCCGGCGGTAAGTGGCAGCTTATTTATTTAAAAGTTCACCCTGATGATTTGCGTGAACGGCTTAAAATACGGAAAAGACGCTTTGATGCTAATGCGTTCCCTATTACAGAAGAAGTTTTAACTTCCTACCTTAATGGTTTCGAAATACCAAAAGGTGAAGGAGAAATTGTAATTGAAAACTAA
- a CDS encoding MoeB/ThiF family adenylyltransferase, with the protein MNDRYSRQELFNPIGKKGQTKLREKSVLIVGAGALGASSAEALTRAGVKRIVLVDRDYVDWTNLQRQQLYSEDDARNQLPKVIAAKNRLQMINRDVEIQAHVMDMGIEEAEELISGIDLIMDATDNFETRLMINDLAQKYQVPWIYGACVGSYGISYTILPGEGPCLNCLLDKIPANGQTCDTVGIIAPAVQMVVAYQTAEALKILVEDFQAVRRKIVTFDLWENQQMQLGMEKAKKEDCPSCGANPAYPYLERKAELKTAVLCGRDTVQIRPSYNREIDLEEMERRLVSHGKVRRNAYLLEVESDSRRFVLFKDGRALVHGTKNTAEAKSIYNRFIG; encoded by the coding sequence GTGAATGACAGATATTCGAGACAAGAACTTTTTAATCCGATAGGTAAAAAAGGACAGACGAAATTACGGGAGAAGAGCGTGCTGATCGTTGGAGCAGGGGCACTTGGTGCATCCAGTGCTGAAGCGCTCACCCGTGCAGGAGTAAAGAGGATTGTCCTCGTTGACCGGGATTATGTGGACTGGACGAATCTTCAGCGTCAGCAGCTTTATTCAGAAGATGATGCAAGGAATCAGCTGCCAAAAGTTATTGCTGCCAAAAACCGTCTGCAAATGATCAATCGTGATGTTGAAATCCAGGCTCATGTGATGGATATGGGGATCGAGGAAGCAGAAGAGCTGATCTCGGGAATCGATCTTATTATGGATGCTACGGATAACTTCGAGACGAGGCTCATGATCAACGATCTGGCTCAAAAATATCAGGTGCCCTGGATCTACGGTGCATGTGTCGGAAGCTACGGAATCAGCTATACGATCCTCCCGGGAGAAGGGCCGTGCCTGAACTGTCTTCTTGATAAAATTCCGGCGAACGGCCAAACGTGTGATACGGTTGGAATCATTGCGCCAGCGGTTCAGATGGTGGTCGCTTACCAGACAGCAGAAGCATTAAAGATACTCGTTGAGGATTTCCAAGCGGTTAGACGTAAGATCGTAACCTTTGATCTTTGGGAGAATCAGCAGATGCAGCTGGGAATGGAAAAGGCGAAAAAAGAGGATTGTCCATCCTGTGGAGCTAATCCGGCGTATCCTTATTTAGAAAGAAAGGCTGAATTGAAAACGGCTGTGTTATGCGGCAGGGATACGGTCCAGATTCGCCCATCTTACAACCGAGAGATCGACTTGGAAGAGATGGAGAGAAGACTTGTATCTCATGGAAAAGTACGGCGAAACGCGTATTTGCTTGAAGTTGAAAGTGACAGCCGCCGATTCGTCCTTTTTAAAGACGGCCGTGCGCTCGTTCATGGAACGAAAAATACGGCAGAAGCGAAATCCATCTATAATAGGTTCATAGGGTAA
- a CDS encoding thiazole synthase, which produces MLHIGPYSFSSRLLLGTGKYPDFEIQKKAVDASGSEILTFAVRRMNIYEASQPNFLEMLDLKKYTLLPNTAGAKTAEEAVRIAKLAKASGLCDMVKVEVIGCDKTLLPDPVETLKATDELLKEGFIVLPYTSDDVVLARRLEELGAHAIMPAASPIGSGQGIINPLYLKFIIEQTKVPVIVDAGIGTPSDAMIAMELGADGVLLNTAVAGAKDPVKMALAMKMAVEAGQLGFEAGRIPRKETATACSPLEGLSVK; this is translated from the coding sequence ATGTTACATATTGGACCTTATTCATTTTCATCAAGACTGCTTTTAGGAACAGGAAAGTACCCGGATTTTGAGATACAGAAAAAAGCGGTAGACGCTTCCGGTTCTGAGATTTTAACGTTTGCCGTACGCCGGATGAACATCTATGAAGCGAGTCAGCCAAACTTTTTGGAGATGCTTGATTTGAAAAAATACACCCTGCTGCCAAACACGGCGGGTGCCAAAACAGCTGAAGAAGCAGTACGCATTGCAAAACTGGCGAAAGCATCCGGATTATGTGATATGGTAAAAGTAGAAGTAATCGGCTGCGACAAAACGCTGCTGCCTGACCCTGTAGAAACATTAAAAGCGACAGATGAACTGCTAAAAGAAGGATTCATTGTACTGCCTTACACATCGGATGATGTCGTGCTGGCGAGACGTCTGGAAGAACTGGGTGCGCATGCGATCATGCCTGCTGCTTCTCCGATCGGTTCTGGGCAGGGAATCATTAATCCTCTCTATCTAAAATTTATCATCGAGCAGACGAAGGTCCCGGTGATCGTGGACGCCGGAATCGGTACGCCTAGTGACGCGATGATTGCGATGGAGCTTGGGGCAGATGGCGTGCTTCTGAACACAGCGGTCGCAGGTGCAAAGGATCCTGTGAAGATGGCTCTGGCGATGAAGATGGCTGTAGAAGCCGGGCAGCTAGGGTTTGAAGCGGGCAGAATCCCGAGAAAAGAAACGGCAACAGCGTGCAGTCCTTTAGAAGGGTTGAGTGTGAAGTGA
- the thiS gene encoding sulfur carrier protein ThiS, whose product MKLKINGDVVQVPDALKSVKELLEHLKLNDQIIIAEVNEEIIQNEKQNNTQIKENDKIELVRFVGGG is encoded by the coding sequence ATGAAACTTAAAATCAACGGCGATGTAGTACAGGTGCCAGATGCACTGAAATCAGTTAAAGAACTGCTCGAACATTTGAAACTGAACGACCAGATTATCATCGCAGAAGTGAACGAGGAAATTATCCAGAACGAAAAACAAAATAATACCCAAATAAAAGAAAACGACAAAATCGAACTTGTGCGATTTGTTGGAGGAGGATGA
- the thiO gene encoding glycine oxidase ThiO, translating into MSLTYDAIVIGGGVIGCSIAYQLSKKQKKVLLLEKGKVGERASSAAAGMLGAQMEFNVDDPFYPLAKMSRQMFRDLSRELYEISGIDIELMENGIYELAFKEDECDRHQQRAERDTLQGETVSWLSSSQLQEREPAISNRALGALYFPNDGQVSPVQLTKAYLEGATFYGTEVKEQTEAVQLIQSGNKVKGVETDSKTIFADHVILAGGVWSSNLLPELQMVPVKGECISFMTSDPLLHGTVKYNGCYLVPKRNNRIFVGATSVPHTFDEKITFAGIFELMERAKQMVPDLNKAAFEKAWTGIRPQTKDGKPYIGHHPQHEGLHVAAGHYRNGILLSPVTGKIIADQIESEVRLYET; encoded by the coding sequence ATGAGCTTAACGTATGATGCCATTGTGATTGGAGGCGGTGTGATCGGATGTTCCATCGCCTATCAGCTATCCAAAAAGCAAAAGAAAGTTCTTCTGCTGGAAAAAGGCAAAGTCGGAGAGAGAGCATCCAGTGCCGCAGCTGGCATGCTTGGCGCACAAATGGAGTTCAATGTGGATGATCCTTTCTATCCGCTCGCAAAAATGAGTCGGCAGATGTTTCGAGATCTGTCGCGAGAACTGTACGAGATTAGCGGTATTGACATCGAACTCATGGAAAATGGAATCTATGAACTCGCTTTTAAGGAAGACGAGTGTGATCGGCATCAACAACGGGCAGAACGGGATACACTTCAGGGTGAAACGGTCAGCTGGCTATCGTCTAGTCAGTTGCAAGAACGGGAGCCAGCCATCTCAAACAGAGCACTTGGAGCTCTTTATTTTCCGAATGACGGTCAGGTTTCTCCGGTACAACTGACAAAAGCTTACCTGGAAGGCGCAACGTTTTACGGAACAGAAGTAAAAGAACAAACAGAAGCGGTTCAACTCATCCAAAGCGGAAACAAGGTAAAAGGTGTTGAAACAGATTCGAAAACTATTTTTGCAGATCACGTCATTTTAGCAGGCGGCGTGTGGAGCTCAAACCTATTGCCTGAACTCCAGATGGTTCCGGTAAAAGGCGAATGCATTTCGTTTATGACCAGCGACCCGCTTCTGCACGGAACCGTAAAATACAACGGCTGTTATCTTGTGCCAAAACGAAACAACCGAATCTTTGTTGGTGCCACAAGTGTTCCACATACATTCGATGAAAAAATTACGTTTGCAGGTATTTTTGAATTGATGGAACGAGCGAAACAGATGGTCCCCGATTTAAATAAAGCCGCGTTTGAAAAAGCATGGACGGGAATTCGTCCTCAGACCAAAGATGGAAAACCTTATATCGGCCATCATCCGCAGCATGAGGGGTTACATGTTGCGGCAGGTCATTATCGCAACGGAATCCTTCTGTCACCCGTCACCGGTAAAATAATTGCCGACCAAATAGAAAGTGAGGTGCGTTTATATGAAACTTAA
- the tenI gene encoding thiazole tautomerase TenI — protein sequence MKKQLHVITNGKQTGDEITRIARDIHTYITALHIREKTKTAKELTQLLEQLKRNGVPMSKIIINDRVDVAVCWQTKGVQLAYHSLDAALVRAAFPDMMIGCSVHSLEEAQNAEQKGADFLLYGHVFWTESKREQDPRGIEPLHHIVEQTSVPVIAIGGIKAENVCEVLHTGAAGIAVMSGILEAESPLEAAKNYKRELEVWNELNV from the coding sequence GTGAAAAAACAACTGCATGTCATCACAAACGGCAAGCAAACTGGTGATGAGATCACCCGTATCGCACGCGACATCCATACATACATAACAGCTCTTCACATACGTGAAAAAACAAAGACTGCGAAAGAACTGACCCAGTTGCTCGAACAGCTTAAAAGAAACGGCGTGCCCATGAGTAAAATTATCATAAATGATCGTGTCGATGTGGCTGTTTGCTGGCAGACGAAAGGAGTTCAGCTAGCTTACCACAGCTTGGACGCAGCTCTTGTCAGGGCAGCTTTTCCAGATATGATGATTGGCTGTTCGGTCCATTCTTTGGAGGAAGCGCAAAATGCTGAACAAAAAGGGGCAGATTTCCTCCTTTATGGCCATGTTTTCTGGACAGAATCAAAACGAGAGCAAGATCCTAGGGGTATTGAGCCGTTGCATCATATTGTAGAGCAAACATCGGTGCCAGTTATCGCAATCGGAGGCATTAAGGCGGAAAACGTTTGTGAGGTTCTTCATACAGGTGCTGCTGGCATTGCCGTAATGTCTGGAATTTTAGAAGCTGAATCACCGCTTGAAGCAGCGAAAAATTACAAACGCGAATTGGAGGTTTGGAATGAGCTTAACGTATGA
- a CDS encoding YjiH family protein: protein MKTAGSWSHSLKFLLFSAVGIFMFFIPITVKGKSSIPLDHLVTWVRDTAGEAVPLYALLVILLGAVYPFYTKTWNKDRVTTTFSLLKVVGLVAAVLLYFEWGPGWLSDPNMGPFLFEKLVIPVGLLVPIGAVFLAFIVGYGLMEFIGVLVQKIMRPIWKTPGRSAVDAVASFVGSYSIGLLITNRVFKEGKYTVKEAAIIATGFSTVSATFMIVVANTLGLMEMWNTYFWTTLVVTFLVTAITVRIRPLSRMDDTYSDGEGHPEEVVTEKYLQTAWRNAMDSSQNAPAFLTNIWSNLKDGFVMAMSILPSIMSVGLIGLLLAEYTPVFDWIGYVFYPITWALQLPDAMLAAKAASIGVAEMFLPALLVAEAALVTKFVIGVVSVASILFFSASIPCVLSTDIPVSLPKLVLIWFQRTVLALILATPLAYLLL, encoded by the coding sequence GTGAAAACTGCAGGTTCCTGGTCTCATTCCTTAAAATTTCTTTTGTTCAGTGCAGTTGGTATTTTCATGTTCTTCATTCCGATTACGGTCAAAGGAAAGTCGTCTATTCCGCTCGATCACCTCGTGACTTGGGTAAGGGATACGGCGGGTGAAGCCGTTCCGCTCTATGCATTGCTCGTTATTCTTCTTGGCGCTGTTTATCCTTTTTATACGAAAACGTGGAACAAAGACCGGGTCACAACCACGTTCTCTCTGTTAAAAGTTGTGGGATTGGTTGCAGCCGTTCTTCTTTATTTTGAATGGGGTCCGGGCTGGTTAAGCGACCCGAACATGGGGCCGTTTTTATTCGAAAAACTCGTTATTCCTGTAGGATTGCTTGTTCCAATCGGAGCGGTGTTCTTAGCGTTTATCGTAGGATATGGTCTGATGGAGTTCATTGGAGTGCTCGTTCAAAAAATCATGCGGCCCATCTGGAAAACACCGGGCAGGTCAGCGGTTGATGCCGTTGCCTCATTTGTAGGAAGCTATTCCATTGGCCTTCTGATCACGAACCGCGTGTTTAAAGAAGGAAAGTATACGGTGAAAGAAGCGGCCATTATCGCGACAGGGTTCTCTACCGTTTCTGCAACGTTCATGATCGTTGTGGCAAACACGCTCGGTCTCATGGAAATGTGGAACACCTACTTCTGGACGACACTTGTCGTGACATTCCTTGTAACAGCAATTACGGTTCGAATCCGTCCTTTAAGCCGAATGGATGATACGTACTCAGATGGCGAAGGTCACCCTGAGGAAGTGGTAACCGAGAAATATCTGCAAACCGCGTGGAGAAATGCGATGGATTCATCACAGAACGCTCCTGCTTTTTTGACTAATATCTGGTCCAACTTAAAAGACGGCTTCGTGATGGCGATGAGTATATTGCCTTCGATCATGAGCGTTGGTCTGATCGGCCTATTGTTAGCAGAATACACGCCTGTTTTTGACTGGATTGGCTACGTGTTCTATCCAATCACATGGGCGCTTCAGCTTCCGGATGCCATGCTTGCTGCGAAAGCGGCGTCAATCGGAGTTGCTGAGATGTTCCTGCCAGCATTGCTTGTTGCCGAAGCAGCACTTGTAACAAAATTTGTAATCGGGGTTGTTTCTGTAGCTTCTATACTGTTCTTTTCAGCAAGTATTCCGTGTGTGCTGTCAACGGATATTCCGGTCAGTTTGCCGAAGCTTGTGCTGATCTGGTTCCAGCGTACGGTGTTGGCGTTAATCTTAGCGACTCCACTCGCGTATTTATTGTTATAA